TCTGACCTTCTGCTCAAGATTGGTTATAACATCCACGGCCATGTTGAGAACGCCCAGTTTCGTGGCAGGCTTGTCTGATTGCGCGGGATTGAGGTTCATACAGATCTTGCCCAATTCCGTTAGAGCCTCGTTGATATCACGGATCCGCATTCGCTCGCGGCAATTATTCGAGGTGCGTCgttgtttgtctttttcttctttgaaatgaGGATCCGGTGTATCGTCTGAGTCACTCTTTCGTTTCTTACCCCTTCCACCTCCAGCCGAGGAGGAGGACACTCGTCCCCCACCCCCCGCCCCGCCTCTCTTTCGTCCTCGACCATTGGAGGCCGTAGAAGAGACCGAGCTGGGATTGGGGAAATCTGTCGAACTAAACTGGGTGGGCAAAGGTGTGTGAGTACCTGTACTGGACCCAGGAGAAGGAGTTTTCATGTAACCGAATTCCCCTTGAGGACCAGGCGAGTTCGCAATGGCCATGGCTCCATGAGGGGGACCTTCGAACAGGCCCAAGGCCTCCTCAATGCCAGCAGTCTCAACTTTGACCAGACTATCGTGGCCATTGGATGCTCCTAAGTGGTTACTACTGGGCTGATTGTACTGGGAGAGATCTTGATTGTGAGGTGGAGGCTGATGAAGACTTCCGGGAGGATTCCATTGAGAGAGGTCAGGAAGGGGCGGGATATTGGGGGCCGAGCTGACGCTCGCATTAGAAAAGGTGTTGGTGTTACCTTGGATTTGCATGGGGGCTTGGGTATAGCCGCCCATGTTGTAGGCATAACCGAGTGTGGATTGGTGGTCTGACGTATAGGCTCCACCATTATTTGTGGGCGCCGAAGTAACTGAAGTATAAGCACCATTGAGCCGAAGGCCAGGAGCCTCAGATTGctggtgttgctgttgttgctgataGGTGGGGAAATCATGATCCCCATTTTGGTATCCGCTCCATGGAAGGGCACCTCCACTCGGTCCACTCATTTGGTCGTAACTTGGAATTGGGATCATCCCATCGTAGCTGGGCACGTTGCGAGTGGGCATTCCATggggtggaggtggtggagggGTGGGTTGAGCTAGGTTCTGTCTGTGGCAAGACTCGTTAAAAACTTGGTTGTAATAATGGGCGTTCACGTTGGGCTCCATGACTGAAGTGCTCGATGTCTTTTTTCACTACTCTAATTGAGCATCACCAAACAAACGACAGTTCAAAGTTAACACTCACTGTGAGCCTGGGCTTGATTTATCAACACTCGGATACCCAACGACCGTTTCGTCGTCTTATCACTTGATGACGTGAAAAGGGCTTGATAATTCGAATGTCAGTGGGTGATTTGGAGCAACGTCGAGATTTGGGACAAACAAAAGTTTGTCAACTTGAGGAGTGCGAAAATAtaggggagggggagggggaacCCAAAAACTCAGCTTTTCGACTGTCTCTTCTCAACTGAGAAACGGTGTGTCGAGGAGAAGGAAAGGAACTAGCACTCGTCTGATGGCAACAATTTGATGATGGGAAGTCGGCTCCCAATTCTCGCTAACGCAGGAATTATTATTGTTGATACTGTATGTAAGAGTCGAAGACGGATGGCGTCGGAGTCGAAGGAAGAGGGTGCAAGATTGATGAAATGATTTCTCGTCTCATTTGCCATTGAACTCTGGTTTCTCCCGGGTACTTGCGGTGGTGGCCGGCGAAATTTAGCCAGCTAACAATGAGGAATGAGTTTCGATTTCTTTGTTGGCCATGATGACGAGAGGTTTCATGGATTCAGATGTTCACAATTCGACGGGCAGATTGGTGGTAGTGGTGCGGGcagtggtgatggtggtggtggggtcCAATATGCTTGATCTCGATTGGAATGGGTATGATTAGTCGACTGAAGAGGCCCGCTTGACGTGTTTCCAAGTTGTTAGGATTGATCACAGAACTATAACGGCTGATGCGCCTCTTTCATGACTTTCTTCTTGAACAGGTGTGAACTTTGAAACTCTTGTGCAGCAGGGAGAAAACCAAGTTGGGTTAAGGTAGAAGATATGAAGTCTCCTCTTATCCAACAGGGTTGAAATTCTATGGAGGGGTGAGCGACACCAAACGACCCTGACCAAATGGCTGGAGGCAAGCGACTGGCATAGGAAGAGACCTCTTGGTTGTGGAAGATTTGTACAGCCTGCACTGGATGATACTGCACCACCGAGGAACGACACTGAGGACCCAGGAGCGAGTTGGATGATCAACACAGTCCGCCTTCACAACGCTTGGCCTGTTGGTACGTACGAGTTGGTAGCCCcacaactcactcactcactcactcactcacccactccCTCAGTCACTCAGTGCTCTGTTAGCAGTTCTGGCGATATCCTAACTGGAGGGGGGAGTCCAAAAGTGAAGCCATCATCAACCGTGGATGGAGTCGaattgttggtggtggttgggTTCGGAAGCGCTTGCCGAAGAAGCAGTTTCAGAGTTTCAGTCCAGAGGGCCACAACGAGGAGCTGGATGGAAAGAAGCTTGTCAGGGGGATTGGAGACACGCGTCCAATCCTCCATACTTCATCACCCcggatgaggacgaggaggacgaggagaaggaggaggagactAGTAGGCGGCAGTATGGCTAGCCCGTGATGGCCATAGTACAGTGATCTCAATGGCAAGAGACACACACAGACTCACCACCACTAGTATACTCACTCCCAAGTCCAACTACGACTCACAAAACGGAGGATAccgagaatgagagagaggcACACACACGCAAACTCAGAGAGGGTTTCAGGGCATTTGCCTGAGAAGCTTGGGCGCTAGAGAGCTTTGCCCTTGTTCTACATAGCCCAATAGCCTCTTCCTACCACCACTGCCTTCGACTCGTCCGAGGTGCTCGATCCGAAGGTTTTTAAGAGTTTTAAGTTGTACGCGTGTGCATAGTGAAGCCTGGCTAATTCTCCTGTATAATATATTTAAGTTTTAAATGAGCTTATACTAAAGTCCTATGCTTTGAGCTTGTTGACTCATCGAAGTCCTGCCCCCTTAAGCATGCCCTGACATTTGGACCTAACCAAATGGGCAAATAGGGCAAGACTGGCTGTATCGGCACGGGTCGAACCTAACACAGGCTTAGTCACAACCCGAATATGAACAACTCCAACGATTTCCCTGtaagaaaaatcaagaagCAACG
This Tigriopus californicus strain San Diego chromosome 7, Tcal_SD_v2.1, whole genome shotgun sequence DNA region includes the following protein-coding sequences:
- the LOC131882979 gene encoding transcription factor E2-alpha-like, with the translated sequence MEPNVNAHYYNQVFNESCHRQNLAQPTPPPPPPHGMPTRNVPSYDGMIPIPSYDQMSGPSGGALPWSGYQNGDHDFPTYQQQQQHQQSEAPGLRLNGAYTSVTSAPTNNGGAYTSDHQSTLGYAYNMGGYTQAPMQIQGNTNTFSNASVSSAPNIPPLPDLSQWNPPGSLHQPPPHNQDLSQYNQPSSNHLGASNGHDSLVKVETAGIEEALGLFEGPPHGAMAIANSPGPQGEFGYMKTPSPGSSTGTHTPLPTQFSSTDFPNPSSVSSTASNGRGRKRGGAGGGGRVSSSSAGGGRGKKRKSDSDDTPDPHFKEEKDKQRRTSNNCRERMRIRDINEALTELGKICMNLNPAQSDKPATKLGVLNMAVDVITNLEQKVRERNLNPNAVCLPGGGAGGSHPGTSGRSPYPPSSTDGVQGDGGN